The proteins below come from a single Leptolyngbya sp. 'hensonii' genomic window:
- a CDS encoding response regulator has protein sequence MKILLVEDDRGLAELLHQKLTRERYQVELAFDGQAGWELAEAFQYDLILLDWVLPNLDGVSFCKQLREQQRLSSAPLNQLTPVILMTARDESSSKVLGLNAGADDYLVKPIDFNELLARMRVLLRRRSSSGSSLLRWESLCLDLNSSTVTCNEQLLTLTPKEYELLQFFLLNPQRIFSQSALIEHLWTLDELPTESTVRAHIKGLRQKLKKHGAGDLIETIYGLGYRLKQNQTATAPQEEVDQKPASSAPDSTSPLPMAGTPAVELELQDIWAAHQQNYLNLLSEIEQAVMAIVAETLTDDKRLEASRQAHTLVGSLGAFGLEQASRLAKQIEQKLNQSAPIDGVYLHQLLFELRRALPPDSQRDVELNPSVLPEQSVLRLPPQPSLLLPPEPETLPEPQYSQPDSELQNSEAQPQQLFLTVSPSSRQILQQEVRLLLVDDDPEILGLLDKILLPWGFQVILPDQAQGLWQSLEETLPDLLLLNAEPSNLCSSLMGSENSIVGASLPGFALCQAVRNHATWCELPILFLSTQTHSERVQQIFAAGADDYIQKPIVEAELVTRVVSRLEWRQMLRQLTETDELTGLSNRRRSTYDLTRLLQVAKRQNHSLGVVLLDLDYLQPIIDQHGMDAGNQVLIYLGQLLKQMLRSEDVIGYWDSGAFMLGLYGITALDTEKRIAALLQLLQQQPFVGQTETPFYVTASAGIAQYPEDGQNVQKLYEVAHTALYQAKSRGQNQVATIIKGLADVC, from the coding sequence GTGAAGATTCTCCTTGTAGAAGACGATCGAGGTCTGGCTGAGCTCTTGCATCAGAAACTGACGCGAGAACGGTATCAGGTCGAACTTGCTTTTGACGGGCAGGCGGGCTGGGAGTTGGCAGAAGCCTTTCAGTATGATCTGATTCTGCTGGATTGGGTTCTGCCTAACTTGGATGGCGTGAGTTTCTGTAAGCAGTTGCGGGAGCAACAGCGCTTGTCATCTGCTCCTCTCAATCAATTGACACCTGTGATCTTGATGACAGCCCGTGATGAGAGTAGCAGCAAAGTTTTGGGTTTGAATGCTGGCGCAGATGACTACCTGGTGAAGCCGATCGACTTCAATGAACTGCTGGCTCGCATGCGAGTCCTCCTGCGACGACGCAGCAGTAGTGGGTCCTCTTTGCTCAGATGGGAAAGCCTGTGCCTGGATTTGAATAGCTCTACGGTCACTTGTAACGAGCAACTCTTGACCCTGACTCCCAAAGAGTATGAATTGCTGCAGTTTTTTTTGTTGAATCCCCAACGGATATTCAGTCAGAGCGCCTTAATTGAACATCTCTGGACCCTGGATGAACTGCCAACTGAAAGCACAGTGAGAGCCCATATCAAAGGGTTACGGCAGAAACTGAAGAAGCATGGGGCTGGAGATTTAATTGAGACTATCTATGGCCTGGGCTATCGCCTTAAACAAAATCAGACTGCTACTGCCCCACAGGAAGAAGTAGACCAGAAACCAGCCTCCTCGGCTCCAGATTCAACGTCTCCGCTGCCTATGGCCGGAACCCCTGCCGTTGAACTGGAACTCCAAGATATTTGGGCTGCACATCAGCAAAACTATCTCAATCTCCTCTCAGAGATTGAGCAGGCCGTCATGGCTATTGTGGCTGAAACCCTGACCGACGATAAGCGGCTTGAGGCGAGTCGGCAAGCCCATACGCTGGTGGGTTCCCTGGGCGCTTTTGGCCTGGAACAAGCCTCTCGATTGGCAAAGCAAATTGAGCAGAAACTGAATCAATCGGCTCCGATCGATGGGGTTTACTTGCACCAACTCTTGTTTGAACTCCGTCGAGCCTTACCGCCAGACTCTCAGAGAGATGTAGAATTAAACCCATCGGTATTGCCAGAACAATCTGTTCTACGGTTGCCCCCCCAGCCCTCTCTGCTTCTACCCCCAGAACCGGAGACATTACCAGAGCCCCAATACTCCCAGCCAGACAGTGAGCTGCAAAACTCGGAAGCCCAGCCCCAACAATTATTCTTAACAGTATCTCCCTCTTCTCGACAAATTCTGCAGCAAGAGGTCAGGTTACTGCTGGTGGATGACGATCCTGAAATTCTGGGTCTCCTCGACAAAATCCTTCTCCCCTGGGGGTTTCAGGTCATATTACCCGATCAGGCTCAGGGACTCTGGCAATCCCTGGAAGAAACCCTCCCTGATCTCCTGCTGTTGAATGCCGAACCCTCCAATCTGTGTAGTTCCCTGATGGGGTCCGAAAACTCGATAGTAGGGGCGTCCCTACCAGGATTTGCCCTCTGTCAGGCTGTGCGCAATCATGCTACCTGGTGTGAGTTACCTATTCTATTTCTATCAACTCAGACTCATTCAGAGCGGGTTCAGCAGATTTTTGCCGCTGGAGCTGACGACTATATCCAGAAACCGATCGTGGAAGCGGAACTGGTAACCCGTGTGGTAAGTCGTCTAGAGTGGCGGCAGATGTTGCGACAGTTGACCGAAACGGATGAGTTGACTGGGTTGAGCAATCGGCGTCGATCCACCTATGATCTGACTCGCCTTCTGCAAGTCGCAAAACGACAAAACCATTCCCTGGGGGTGGTGCTGTTAGATTTAGACTATCTGCAACCCATTATTGACCAGCACGGCATGGATGCGGGTAATCAAGTTCTGATTTACCTGGGCCAGCTTTTAAAGCAAATGCTTCGAAGCGAAGATGTGATTGGATATTGGGATAGCGGCGCGTTTATGCTGGGCCTGTATGGTATCACCGCCCTCGATACGGAGAAACGAATCGCTGCTCTACTACAGCTTCTCCAACAACAACCCTTTGTTGGACAAACTGAAACGCCGTTTTACGTTACCGCCAGTGCTGGCATCGCTCAATATCCTGAGGACGGGCAAAATGTACAGAAACTTTATGAGGTTGCCCATACAGCGCTTTATCAGGCTAAAAGCCGGGGACAGAATCAGGTTGCTACGATCATCAAAGGACTGGCGGACGTTTGCTAA
- a CDS encoding response regulator: MIRLILVIDDDQGIRDIIRFALEPVGWQVKTAPSGHEGLIQAQAQPPDAILLDVTMPDLDGYTVAHRLRSQATTQNIPIILLTARVQGHTPQQLAELKVAGVITKPFRVRELADKVKKLLQWTD; the protein is encoded by the coding sequence ATGATTAGATTGATCCTGGTGATTGACGATGATCAGGGGATTCGTGACATTATTCGATTTGCCCTGGAACCAGTTGGTTGGCAGGTCAAAACAGCTCCCTCTGGCCATGAAGGGCTCATTCAGGCTCAAGCTCAACCACCCGATGCCATCTTGCTGGATGTGACCATGCCTGATTTGGATGGATATACGGTCGCCCACCGTCTGCGATCGCAGGCCACCACCCAAAACATTCCCATTATTTTGCTCACTGCTAGGGTCCAGGGCCATACTCCCCAGCAACTAGCCGAGTTGAAGGTTGCGGGGGTGATTACCAAGCCTTTCCGGGTCAGGGAGCTGGCTGATAAAGTCAAAAAGCTACTTCAATGGACCGATTAG
- a CDS encoding diguanylate cyclase, with protein MLSNQGERYGQERLEPSETHLRVEIDRLQRENERLRQQNYDLHLALSTTAEHGDFIEAQLHATNIQLSAEIVERKRAEVMLQTLLEIISRERDDLEIIVQTIMEHGDVVDAQWQLKLNETLRLADLDGLTQIPNRRRFDVYFDYQWRQMTRDQTPLSVILCDIDCFKQYNDAYGHLAGDDCLRQIAQALHTTLKRPSDLVARYGGEEFVAILPQTDAQGAIQVAEQMQVAIARLQIPHSQSCIAPQVTLSMGIASTIPSPLRSSGSLLDEADQRLYLAKQQGKNQIIHPWNSFPAP; from the coding sequence ATGCTTTCAAATCAAGGAGAACGATATGGTCAGGAAAGGCTTGAGCCTTCAGAGACCCACTTAAGAGTTGAAATTGACCGTTTACAGCGTGAAAATGAGCGTTTGAGGCAGCAGAACTACGATTTACATCTGGCCCTATCCACAACAGCAGAACATGGGGACTTTATCGAAGCACAATTGCACGCTACAAATATCCAACTGAGTGCTGAGATAGTCGAACGAAAACGAGCAGAGGTTATGCTTCAGACCCTCCTGGAAATAATTTCCAGGGAACGGGATGATCTGGAAATAATTGTCCAGACCATCATGGAACATGGAGATGTAGTGGATGCTCAATGGCAACTCAAGCTAAATGAAACCTTGCGTCTGGCCGACCTGGATGGCTTAACTCAGATTCCAAATCGCCGTCGGTTTGATGTCTATTTCGACTATCAATGGCGGCAGATGACACGGGATCAGACCCCCTTATCGGTGATCCTCTGCGACATTGACTGCTTTAAACAGTACAACGATGCCTATGGTCATTTGGCTGGAGACGATTGCCTTAGGCAAATTGCCCAAGCCCTTCACACGACCCTCAAACGCCCCTCTGATCTGGTTGCCCGCTATGGCGGTGAGGAATTTGTTGCTATCCTACCCCAAACAGATGCCCAGGGAGCTATTCAGGTGGCCGAGCAAATGCAGGTTGCGATCGCTCGGCTCCAGATTCCCCATAGTCAATCTTGTATTGCGCCCCAAGTGACTTTGAGTATGGGTATCGCCAGCACGATTCCCTCCCCCCTGCGATCGTCTGGTAGCCTGTTAGATGAAGCCGATCAACGCCTTTACCTGGCTAAACAACAGGGGAAAAACCAGATTATTCACCCCTGGAATTCTTTTCCTGCTCCCTAA
- a CDS encoding VWA domain-containing protein — translation MSYPKRPAIQTIVLLGYALLLGTLVACNADQASKTGRSNSAPSAPPVGVPSPAAQTLPGTTTTQELKQNLAAKPLADQTQDQLPERTSGEQYSTIQDNPFQRASTNPLSTFSIDVDAASYSNVRRFINEGQLPPKDAVRIEEMINYFTYDYPQPQGDRPFTVTTEVGTAPWNRNHRLVLVGLQGKRMALESLPPSNLVFLIDVSGSMDAPNRLPLVKSGLRLLVNELRASDRVTIVVYAGNAGVVLPPTPGNQKEAILAALDRLQAGGSTAGGEGIQLAYKLAKENFLKTGNNRVILATDGDFNVGISSDAELVNLIEQKRNEGVYLTVLGFGMGNLQDAKLEQLADKGNGNYAYIDSLLEARKVFVKELGSTLFTIAKDVKIQVEFNPAKVQAYRLIGYENRILASQDFSDDKKDAGEMGAGHSVTALYEILPAGIKSDVPLAKEAAVQDKPSVQFKDNEIMVVKLRYKPPQQTTSQFLSQLLLDQGTPPNPSPNLRFSAAVAAFGMILRDSPYKGTATLDNVLQLAQQSQGTDLDGYRAEFIRLVEKSKTLL, via the coding sequence ATGAGTTATCCCAAGCGTCCGGCTATTCAAACGATCGTCCTGTTGGGTTATGCCCTCCTCCTGGGAACCCTGGTGGCCTGCAATGCGGATCAGGCTAGCAAAACTGGCCGCTCCAATTCTGCTCCTTCTGCACCGCCTGTTGGCGTGCCTTCTCCAGCCGCCCAGACCCTCCCTGGAACCACTACGACCCAGGAGTTGAAGCAGAATCTGGCAGCAAAGCCTCTGGCTGATCAAACCCAAGACCAATTACCGGAAAGAACGTCAGGAGAACAATACAGCACCATTCAGGATAACCCCTTCCAGCGCGCCAGCACGAACCCCCTCTCCACTTTCTCCATTGATGTAGACGCGGCTTCCTACAGCAATGTGCGTCGCTTCATCAACGAAGGACAGTTGCCCCCCAAAGATGCTGTCCGGATTGAGGAGATGATCAACTATTTCACCTATGACTATCCCCAGCCCCAGGGCGATCGTCCCTTCACGGTCACGACCGAAGTAGGCACAGCCCCCTGGAATCGGAATCACCGGTTGGTTCTGGTCGGTTTGCAGGGAAAAAGAATGGCCCTAGAGAGTTTACCCCCCAGTAACCTGGTGTTCTTGATCGATGTTTCCGGCTCGATGGATGCTCCCAACCGGCTGCCCCTAGTGAAGTCTGGACTGCGCCTACTGGTAAACGAACTACGCGCCAGCGATCGGGTGACGATCGTCGTCTACGCTGGTAACGCCGGAGTCGTCCTCCCGCCCACCCCCGGCAACCAGAAAGAGGCGATTCTGGCAGCCCTCGATCGATTGCAGGCAGGGGGTTCCACGGCAGGGGGTGAAGGAATTCAACTGGCTTACAAGCTGGCCAAAGAGAACTTCCTCAAGACGGGGAATAACCGGGTAATCCTGGCCACCGATGGGGATTTCAATGTGGGAATTTCCAGTGATGCCGAGCTCGTGAACCTGATCGAACAGAAGCGCAATGAGGGCGTTTATCTGACCGTGCTGGGCTTTGGCATGGGCAACCTGCAGGATGCCAAGCTGGAACAACTGGCCGACAAAGGTAACGGCAACTATGCCTACATTGATAGCTTGCTGGAAGCCCGTAAAGTCTTCGTTAAAGAGCTGGGATCCACCCTGTTCACGATCGCCAAAGATGTTAAGATTCAGGTCGAGTTCAACCCCGCCAAAGTCCAGGCCTACCGCCTAATTGGCTACGAAAATCGCATCCTTGCCAGCCAGGACTTCAGTGACGACAAGAAAGATGCTGGCGAGATGGGGGCTGGCCATTCCGTCACTGCCCTATATGAAATTTTGCCAGCAGGTATCAAGAGCGATGTGCCTTTGGCCAAAGAGGCTGCTGTTCAAGACAAGCCCTCCGTGCAGTTCAAAGACAACGAGATCATGGTTGTGAAATTGCGCTACAAGCCACCCCAACAAACCACTTCCCAATTCCTCAGCCAGCTCCTGTTAGACCAGGGCACCCCTCCCAATCCCTCACCTAACTTGCGCTTCTCGGCAGCCGTTGCTGCCTTTGGGATGATCCTGCGGGATTCCCCTTACAAAGGGACCGCCACCCTAGACAATGTGCTGCAACTGGCGCAACAATCCCAGGGCACCGACCTGGATGGTTACCGAGCCGAGTTTATCCGCCTAGTGGAAAAAAGCAAAACCCTCCTATGA
- a CDS encoding ATP-binding protein: protein MFQLFTIGALVIVLTYCTIGLQGRANSTILLYLGMLSLAITSGLLTFPRMLHPLTSPEQTSQRPADPEWTFEINRPNRSDEMQIQEEFISIVSHELRTPLTAIQGALELLDSGLVDPSSNRGQQVIKIAVKGADRLSRLVNDMLDLDGLDSGRLRLDKQICNTLEIATTAVEQMQTIAAAQAVQLTVAVAGIPIEADHDRLLQVLTNLLSNAIKFSPPDSEVWVTATLLNSTESQRIRKSGSASPASAHVLFSVKDKGRGIPADKLETIFERFNQVDASNSRQKGGTGLGLAICRSIVQQHGGRIWAESILGEGSTFYWMLPQFQPRSSLLPGPPSQEGLEQPAVRGQ from the coding sequence ATGTTTCAGTTGTTCACTATTGGGGCTCTGGTGATTGTACTCACCTACTGTACGATCGGGCTTCAAGGCAGGGCCAACAGCACGATTCTGCTATATCTGGGAATGCTAAGCTTGGCGATCACGTCTGGCCTTCTGACGTTTCCCAGGATGCTTCATCCCCTGACCTCTCCTGAACAGACCTCCCAAAGGCCCGCTGATCCTGAATGGACGTTTGAGATCAACCGCCCGAACCGGTCAGATGAGATGCAAATCCAAGAAGAATTTATTTCTATTGTCAGCCATGAACTGCGAACTCCCCTGACAGCTATTCAGGGAGCTTTGGAATTACTGGACAGTGGTCTGGTAGACCCCAGCTCAAATCGGGGACAGCAGGTGATTAAAATTGCCGTTAAGGGAGCGGACCGACTGTCGCGCCTGGTCAATGACATGCTGGATCTGGATGGACTGGACTCTGGCAGACTCCGATTGGACAAGCAGATCTGTAATACCCTGGAAATAGCTACAACAGCTGTGGAGCAGATGCAGACCATAGCAGCGGCGCAGGCTGTACAGTTAACCGTAGCAGTGGCGGGGATTCCGATCGAGGCCGATCACGATCGCCTGCTTCAGGTTCTGACCAATCTGCTTAGTAATGCAATCAAGTTCTCCCCCCCCGACAGCGAGGTGTGGGTTACTGCCACTCTCCTGAATTCAACAGAGAGTCAGCGCATCAGGAAATCTGGCTCTGCCTCCCCGGCTTCTGCTCACGTTCTGTTCTCCGTCAAGGACAAGGGACGGGGGATTCCGGCAGATAAACTGGAAACCATTTTTGAGCGCTTTAACCAGGTTGATGCCTCTAACTCTCGTCAGAAGGGAGGGACTGGTCTGGGGTTGGCTATCTGTCGCAGCATTGTCCAACAACATGGGGGCAGGATCTGGGCAGAAAGTATTCTGGGAGAAGGAAGCACGTTTTATTGGATGCTGCCGCAATTCCAGCCCAGATCCTCGCTTCTTCCAGGACCGCCCTCTCAAGAGGGCCTTGAACAGCCAGCAGTTAGAGGGCAGTAG
- a CDS encoding serine/threonine-protein kinase: MTTPDFSRQGYQIQRELGHNRSSGRVTYLATQLATAQTVVIKQFQFARTGVTWSDYAAHEREIQVLQQLDHPSIPKYLNAFETDDGFCLVQEYKNAPSLAEPRQFTLPEAEQIAIAILQVLVYLQQQHPPLIHRDLKPENILVDEHLRVSLVDFGLARSSADDLSASTTVKGTLGFMPPEQLFNRPLTTASDLYGLGATLICLLSGTPSATIGSLLDDAYRLNFKSVLPNLPIGWTRWLETLTAPNPQQRYPDAATALQALQGIDQIRPAKRPPLALALGSTFVGLGLVTIATGGLIGWLTMRPPTLTPIGPGSAVQELKTTGHCAGCNLQGADLRGLDLRSADLTNADLQGADLRGADLRGAYLKNANLTGARLETANLSSTDLRGATLPDGSVHP, encoded by the coding sequence ATGACAACTCCAGACTTTTCCCGGCAGGGGTATCAAATCCAGCGAGAACTCGGCCACAACCGTAGCAGCGGCAGAGTTACCTACCTGGCCACCCAGTTAGCCACTGCTCAGACCGTTGTCATCAAACAGTTCCAGTTTGCTCGAACGGGGGTTACCTGGTCCGACTATGCTGCCCATGAGCGCGAAATCCAGGTCTTGCAGCAGCTTGACCATCCCAGCATCCCGAAATACCTGAATGCCTTCGAAACCGACGATGGCTTCTGCCTGGTCCAGGAATACAAAAACGCCCCCTCCCTGGCAGAACCCCGTCAGTTCACCCTCCCAGAAGCCGAGCAGATTGCGATCGCCATCCTGCAGGTGCTGGTCTATCTACAACAGCAGCATCCCCCCCTGATCCACCGAGATCTAAAACCAGAAAACATTCTGGTCGATGAGCACCTCAGGGTTTCCCTGGTTGATTTTGGATTGGCCCGTTCCAGTGCAGATGACCTCTCAGCCAGCACCACCGTCAAAGGCACTCTCGGTTTCATGCCTCCCGAACAGTTATTCAATCGGCCCCTGACAACAGCCTCCGATCTCTATGGCCTGGGAGCGACCCTGATCTGCCTTCTGAGCGGCACCCCATCCGCCACGATCGGCTCCTTGCTTGATGACGCCTACCGCCTGAACTTTAAGTCGGTGCTCCCAAACCTGCCGATCGGCTGGACTCGCTGGCTGGAAACATTGACCGCTCCCAACCCCCAACAGCGATACCCAGATGCCGCCACCGCTCTCCAGGCACTGCAGGGCATTGATCAGATCAGACCCGCCAAACGTCCCCCGCTGGCTCTGGCCCTGGGCAGTACCTTTGTGGGCCTGGGTCTGGTTACGATCGCGACCGGCGGGTTGATCGGCTGGCTGACAATGCGCCCACCAACCCTGACTCCGATCGGACCCGGATCAGCCGTGCAAGAGTTGAAAACTACAGGCCACTGTGCAGGCTGTAACTTACAGGGAGCAGACCTGAGAGGGCTGGACCTGCGCAGTGCCGACCTCACTAACGCCGATCTACAGGGGGCTGACCTTCGGGGTGCAGATTTGCGTGGGGCTTACCTGAAAAATGCCAACCTGACGGGTGCCAGGCTGGAAACTGCCAATCTCTCCAGTACTGACCTGCGCGGGGCCACCCTCCCCGATGGTTCTGTCCATCCGTAA
- a CDS encoding WGR domain-containing protein gives MQLLRRITLLYQEGRSDKVYEVDLCQVAPDRYVVNFRYGRRGSTLREGVETADPLSLAAAERAFDKLVASKVKKGYQHVSAGLEPAPPPSPLPPAEVPADPDARRQRILTRLAAATEDKRWPLSRVIWRAGELQITAAAPLLLRLLGQGDALQDYCLVWALGRCGDRTVIPTLERLLEARHIPDMVRRIALEALFKLANEEQRTRLQSFVISKLPPELQAVETPSFLQTLDAYLNQSNKANWEVLYTLYCLDFPPVRSVLLSRLQTLPLLPGYFRPLRHLFKAAEYRQDGEVYGLLAYRFEQEDAYYRDDSYYIRLPDNTYLQRYEYTYDSVNHRYARKDTQQIKAEQSSPTSRLAYSQKTREYLLRRTWRTLRRLGELGDAIGYTTLATGVLLALSDTDAEPVRQTVRTQYDWQSRQNIPIASADWDAFAGFITFNHILYEHSPRYRLKPGGRAWSCKSPYKPGHPVPPEREEAFPNLWEQHPAPLVQLLLESHCRPVHEFAVKALRSCRSYCAELTLEIINQLLNRSYEATARLGFELAADRYDPTQPDPELLLAIASCILPEARATAHQWIEQNRQGLLENSALIAALITNPQGDTRQFARQLLSAAPIRDWIAEATVGRSIARLLTLAPEQVAVARDAGETLLLRFAPQLRTIGLGIVRDLLLHPLPEVQELGARILLNHQTPAADLPSGLIDALIQSPHESIRGLGVQLLGQLPDQILISQEQLLLTFLIHEQPEIRSGIRPVLSRLGSTYPEFGLNLVTLAIDLLTRPEPHAGVHQDVLTLLQEDLTGWMATATEAMVRTLLGAESAIAQELAGTLLAVKGSTWAETWSTPEIVQLTHQEVLAVRAAAREMLMHLLPRLRQDPLEMAAALRVLESKWEDSREFGFRLFGTFFQAEDFTPTILISLCDSTLPEVRKFGRDLVSRCFRSADGPEYLLKFSEHPSTDMQLFATNYLESYAVDHPEYLEALQPYFIRTLSQVNRGRVAKQRIFNFLEREALKNRFSAEIVAAILNRQSGTIAITDRARAIELMVKIHRAYPEIPLAIRVQPLSTRNQSSRIEP, from the coding sequence ATGCAACTTCTCCGGCGAATTACCCTCCTTTACCAGGAAGGCCGCTCCGATAAGGTCTATGAAGTCGATCTTTGTCAGGTCGCCCCCGATCGCTATGTCGTCAACTTTCGGTATGGGCGACGGGGCTCCACCCTGCGAGAAGGGGTCGAAACTGCCGATCCCTTATCCCTGGCGGCAGCCGAGCGCGCTTTTGATAAGCTGGTGGCCTCTAAGGTCAAAAAGGGTTACCAACATGTCTCTGCTGGCCTGGAACCTGCTCCACCCCCCTCCCCACTGCCGCCTGCAGAAGTTCCCGCCGATCCCGATGCTCGCCGTCAGCGGATTCTGACCCGTCTTGCTGCGGCCACAGAAGACAAACGATGGCCCCTGAGCCGGGTGATCTGGCGAGCAGGGGAACTGCAAATCACCGCTGCTGCTCCCCTGCTCCTGCGGTTATTGGGCCAGGGAGATGCCCTGCAAGACTACTGCCTTGTCTGGGCCTTAGGACGCTGTGGCGATCGCACCGTGATTCCCACCCTGGAACGTCTGTTGGAGGCCCGTCATATTCCCGACATGGTGCGGCGTATTGCCCTGGAGGCCCTATTCAAACTGGCCAACGAAGAGCAGCGTACCCGACTGCAGTCCTTCGTTATTTCCAAACTACCGCCAGAACTGCAAGCTGTTGAGACCCCATCCTTTCTACAAACTCTGGATGCCTACCTGAACCAATCCAACAAGGCCAACTGGGAGGTTCTCTATACCCTCTATTGTCTTGATTTCCCCCCGGTGCGATCGGTCCTATTATCCCGGCTTCAAACCCTTCCCCTGCTGCCGGGCTATTTCCGGCCCCTGCGCCATCTCTTCAAAGCCGCTGAGTACCGCCAGGATGGGGAAGTCTACGGTCTTCTTGCCTATCGCTTCGAGCAGGAGGACGCCTACTATCGCGATGACAGCTACTATATCCGGCTACCGGATAATACCTACCTGCAGCGCTACGAGTACACCTACGATTCCGTCAACCACCGCTACGCTCGGAAAGACACCCAGCAGATTAAAGCAGAACAAAGTAGCCCCACTTCCCGACTGGCCTATAGTCAGAAGACCCGTGAGTATCTGCTCCGCCGAACCTGGCGCACTTTGAGGCGATTGGGGGAACTAGGGGATGCGATCGGCTACACTACCCTGGCGACGGGTGTTTTACTGGCGCTTTCAGATACCGATGCGGAACCGGTCAGACAGACGGTTCGCACCCAGTATGACTGGCAATCTCGCCAGAATATTCCCATCGCCTCTGCGGATTGGGATGCCTTTGCCGGATTCATCACCTTTAACCATATTTTGTATGAGCACAGTCCCCGCTATCGGCTAAAACCAGGCGGTCGAGCCTGGTCCTGTAAATCACCCTACAAACCCGGTCATCCAGTTCCCCCAGAACGGGAAGAAGCCTTTCCAAACTTGTGGGAACAGCACCCCGCCCCTCTGGTGCAGCTCCTGCTAGAAAGTCACTGTCGGCCTGTACATGAGTTTGCCGTCAAGGCCCTACGATCGTGTCGTTCCTACTGTGCTGAGCTAACCCTGGAAATCATTAACCAGTTGCTCAACCGTTCCTATGAGGCCACAGCCCGGTTGGGGTTTGAGTTAGCTGCCGATCGCTATGATCCAACCCAGCCAGATCCGGAACTGCTGCTGGCGATAGCATCCTGTATCCTGCCAGAAGCCCGTGCTACTGCCCATCAGTGGATTGAGCAAAATCGCCAGGGTCTCCTGGAAAACAGTGCCTTGATCGCAGCTTTGATTACCAATCCCCAGGGTGATACCCGTCAGTTTGCACGTCAACTTTTGAGTGCAGCCCCCATTCGAGATTGGATTGCCGAAGCAACGGTTGGCCGCTCGATCGCGAGGCTCCTGACCCTGGCTCCTGAACAGGTAGCCGTGGCGCGAGATGCTGGTGAGACCCTGCTTTTGAGATTCGCACCCCAACTGCGAACGATCGGCCTGGGCATTGTCCGGGATCTTCTGCTCCATCCCCTGCCCGAAGTTCAGGAACTGGGAGCCCGAATTTTGCTCAACCACCAGACTCCTGCAGCAGACCTCCCTTCCGGCCTGATCGATGCCCTGATTCAGTCTCCTCACGAATCCATTCGGGGCCTGGGAGTTCAGTTACTTGGGCAACTCCCCGATCAGATTCTGATCAGCCAGGAGCAACTCCTCCTGACGTTTCTGATCCACGAACAGCCAGAAATCCGCAGTGGGATTCGTCCAGTGCTGAGTCGCCTGGGAAGCACCTATCCAGAATTTGGCCTGAACCTGGTAACGTTGGCGATAGATCTGTTGACCCGCCCCGAACCCCATGCGGGTGTTCATCAGGATGTATTGACTCTGCTCCAGGAAGATCTAACTGGTTGGATGGCTACGGCCACTGAGGCCATGGTGCGGACCTTGTTAGGGGCGGAATCTGCAATTGCCCAGGAACTGGCTGGGACCCTTCTAGCGGTCAAGGGGAGCACCTGGGCTGAAACCTGGAGTACCCCAGAAATTGTCCAACTGACCCATCAGGAGGTTCTGGCAGTGCGAGCCGCAGCACGGGAAATGCTGATGCATCTCCTGCCCCGCCTGCGCCAGGATCCTCTGGAGATGGCCGCTGCATTGCGGGTGCTGGAATCCAAATGGGAAGACTCGCGAGAATTTGGCTTTCGGTTGTTTGGCACTTTTTTCCAGGCTGAGGATTTTACACCCACCATTCTGATCAGTCTTTGCGATAGCACCCTGCCTGAGGTGCGGAAATTTGGCCGAGATCTGGTCAGTCGTTGTTTTCGGTCAGCCGATGGCCCGGAGTATCTGCTGAAATTCAGTGAACATCCATCGACGGATATGCAACTGTTTGCTACGAATTATCTGGAGAGCTATGCAGTAGATCATCCGGAATACCTGGAGGCCCTACAACCTTACTTTATTCGTACCCTCTCGCAGGTCAACCGGGGTCGGGTAGCCAAGCAACGCATCTTCAATTTTCTGGAGCGGGAGGCTCTCAAGAACCGCTTCTCCGCTGAGATCGTTGCAGCCATTTTGAATCGGCAATCTGGAACGATCGCCATTACAGATCGGGCCAGGGCGATCGAACTGATGGTCAAAATCCACCGGGCCTACCCTGAAATTCCTCTGGCCATCCGGGTTCAACCCTTATCGACCAGAAACCAGTCGTCCAGAATAGAACCGTGA